A portion of the Bacillus sp. es.034 genome contains these proteins:
- a CDS encoding MFS transporter: MKVKDPLWTRSFIMLMVGNLFVFMSFQMLIPTLPPYIKSIGASGLEIGLVTTLFSIGAVLSRPFIGFMLEYRDRKPLVLIGVISLLAITVIYPLSSVVFIFLLFRFVHGLAWGWSTTVNGTAAVDVVPKSRLGEGMGYYGLSITIGMIIAPSLGIYLFQVTTFTNLIITSSVLGVIAIFLLGIVHYQTPNVVIETKKEDLKFSYLGSLVEKSSWFPAFITIMVTFGYGSIVTFIVIFGEERGIQHIFLFYLCNAIMASLSRPIAGKWFDERGPKGLVLFCIVVTFIGMWALSFAHSDLLIVVAGLLFGIGFGSLIPTLQSWTLSMTPDHRRGVANGMFFSSIDLGIGLSGLVFGVLAQYVETGVLFQISSLFLLIALVVAILEGRKQKKLVHQTSA, encoded by the coding sequence ATGAAGGTGAAGGATCCTTTATGGACGAGGTCTTTTATTATGTTGATGGTGGGGAATTTGTTTGTGTTTATGTCGTTTCAGATGTTGATTCCGACGCTCCCTCCTTATATTAAGTCGATTGGGGCTTCGGGGCTTGAGATTGGACTGGTGACGACGCTGTTTTCAATCGGGGCTGTGTTAAGCCGGCCGTTCATTGGATTTATGTTGGAATACAGGGACAGGAAGCCCCTTGTCTTGATAGGGGTGATTTCGTTACTCGCAATTACGGTGATTTATCCATTGTCGAGTGTGGTGTTCATCTTCCTTTTATTCCGTTTTGTACACGGACTCGCATGGGGCTGGTCGACGACGGTTAATGGGACGGCAGCCGTCGATGTAGTGCCTAAATCCCGTTTAGGAGAAGGGATGGGGTACTACGGTTTGTCGATTACGATCGGAATGATCATCGCTCCGAGTCTCGGAATCTATTTATTCCAGGTGACGACCTTCACGAATCTGATCATCACATCAAGTGTACTGGGTGTCATCGCGATCTTCCTATTGGGGATCGTTCATTATCAAACGCCTAATGTGGTCATCGAAACGAAGAAAGAAGACTTGAAGTTTTCCTACCTTGGTTCTTTAGTCGAAAAATCCAGCTGGTTCCCTGCTTTCATTACAATCATGGTCACATTTGGATATGGATCGATCGTAACATTCATCGTCATCTTCGGGGAAGAACGTGGAATACAGCATATCTTCCTGTTCTACTTATGTAATGCGATCATGGCGTCCCTTTCAAGACCGATTGCAGGAAAGTGGTTTGATGAACGGGGACCAAAGGGACTTGTGCTATTCTGTATCGTTGTGACGTTTATCGGCATGTGGGCACTGTCTTTCGCTCATTCCGATTTACTGATCGTCGTAGCCGGTCTTCTTTTCGGAATTGGATTCGGCTCACTCATTCCAACCCTTCAATCCTGGACATTGTCCATGACGCCGGATCATAGGCGTGGAGTGGCGAACGGTATGTTCTTCTCTTCCATCGATCTTGGTATCGGGTTGAGCGGCCTGGTATTCGGCGTGCTGGCTCAGTATGTCGAGACGGGTGTACTATTCCAGATTTCCAGCCTGTTCTTACTCATTGCCCTCGTAGTGGCGATTCTTGAAGGAAGAAAACAAAAAAAGCTTGTCCATCAGACTTCCGCATAG
- the pxpB gene encoding 5-oxoprolinase subunit PxpB, translated as MNYTLRPLGDHAIVIQLGSSIQQETHDLVKAVTNIIETHSFDWLVEYIPAFTTVTLYYDPIKITESHKPFQNTLPYKVVCSEIEHMLSTLKTEEKEEARIIDIPVCYGGEFGPDLEEVANHHQLSTEEVITKHSNGDYLVYMIGFAPGFPYIGGMSPDIATPRRKSPRLKIPAGSVGIAGEQTGVYPIETPGGWQLIGRTPIKLFQPDNADSPSLLKAGDRIRFTPISLEEYKALEEEQ; from the coding sequence TTGAATTATACGTTACGCCCATTAGGCGACCACGCCATCGTCATCCAATTAGGCAGCTCGATTCAGCAAGAAACCCACGATCTGGTGAAAGCGGTAACAAACATAATCGAAACCCACTCATTCGACTGGCTGGTAGAATATATCCCTGCCTTCACAACCGTCACACTCTATTACGATCCAATCAAAATCACCGAATCTCACAAACCCTTTCAAAACACGCTTCCATATAAGGTCGTCTGTTCTGAAATCGAACACATGCTTTCAACCCTGAAAACCGAAGAGAAAGAAGAAGCAAGAATCATCGACATCCCCGTATGCTACGGTGGAGAATTCGGGCCTGATCTTGAAGAAGTAGCCAACCATCATCAACTATCCACTGAAGAAGTCATCACGAAACATAGTAACGGTGACTATCTCGTATACATGATTGGCTTCGCACCCGGATTCCCTTACATCGGCGGCATGTCCCCGGATATCGCGACGCCTAGAAGAAAATCCCCACGCCTGAAAATACCGGCAGGCTCAGTTGGAATAGCAGGGGAACAAACAGGGGTATACCCCATCGAAACACCCGGTGGATGGCAGCTGATCGGCCGAACACCCATAAAACTGTTTCAACCTGATAATGCCGATTCACCAAGCTTACTGAAAGCCGGGGACCGAATCCGCTTCACACCGATTTCACTTGAAGAATATAAAGCATTGGAGGAGGAACAATGA
- a CDS encoding biotin-dependent carboxyltransferase family protein: protein MINVIKPGLLTTIQDLGRYGYQKYGVLVSGSMDPLAHKIANLLVGNEVDEATLEITLMGPVLEFKETSLISICGGDLSPTIDGKPVPLRRSLLIKAGSILKFGACTNGCRSYLAIAGGCHVEKVMNSRSTYVRAGIGGFNGRPLQAGDSLESGPINKESANMIDYLLPYVEKSDFTEIDWSISSEFISSYHQKKVIRVIPGTEYDLFSEESREQFFKQPFKVSSQSDRMGYRLEGPSLHLDEEFDMISEAVVFGTIQVPSNGQPIILLADRQTTGGYPRIGYIASVDLPLIAQTKPGENITFTMISHEKAQELYIDRERQLNHLKQGIALKFNS, encoded by the coding sequence ATGATTAATGTCATCAAACCCGGCCTCCTGACAACCATCCAGGATTTAGGAAGGTACGGATATCAAAAGTACGGTGTCCTCGTGAGCGGGAGCATGGATCCCCTCGCCCACAAAATCGCAAACCTTCTCGTCGGCAACGAAGTGGACGAGGCAACCCTTGAAATCACCCTCATGGGACCCGTCCTTGAATTTAAGGAAACCTCCCTTATCTCGATATGCGGGGGAGACCTTTCTCCGACCATTGACGGGAAGCCCGTTCCTTTAAGGAGATCCCTATTGATCAAAGCCGGGAGCATCCTGAAGTTTGGGGCATGTACGAATGGCTGCCGCAGTTACCTTGCGATTGCAGGAGGTTGTCATGTCGAGAAAGTAATGAACAGCAGGTCCACATATGTAAGAGCTGGAATTGGAGGGTTCAATGGTCGTCCCCTTCAAGCTGGAGATTCGTTGGAATCAGGGCCGATCAACAAAGAATCAGCCAATATGATCGACTATCTACTTCCCTATGTGGAGAAGAGTGACTTCACGGAAATCGACTGGTCGATTTCATCCGAATTCATTTCATCCTATCATCAGAAGAAAGTCATTCGGGTGATTCCTGGAACGGAGTACGATTTATTTTCCGAAGAGAGCCGCGAGCAGTTTTTCAAGCAGCCATTTAAAGTATCGTCCCAATCAGACCGGATGGGCTACCGCCTTGAAGGTCCGTCCCTCCATCTTGATGAGGAGTTCGATATGATTTCAGAAGCGGTGGTGTTTGGAACGATTCAGGTTCCGTCGAATGGTCAGCCGATCATTCTGTTGGCCGACCGGCAAACGACGGGGGGTTATCCTAGAATCGGGTACATTGCATCCGTGGATCTTCCCCTCATTGCTCAAACAAAGCCTGGAGAAAACATTACATTCACCATGATCTCCCATGAAAAGGCTCAGGAGCTATACATAGATCGCGAGCGACAATTAAACCATTTAAAGCAAGGAATCGCCTTGAAATTTAACTCTTAG
- a CDS encoding NRAMP family divalent metal transporter translates to MKKKSNFSLLLGAAFLMATSAIGPGFLTQTTVFTEKLAASFGFVILISILIDIGAQLNIWRIIAISEKRAQDIANDVLPGLGYFLAILIVAGGLAFNIGNIAGAGLGTNVLFGISPEMGALFSGIVAVGIFLVKEAGRLMDKFAQILGLLMIILTVYVMFTANPPVGEAVTKTFAPDTIDFLAIITLVGGTVGGYITFAGGHRLLEAGITGKKALPEITKSSVSAIGIASIMRIFLFLAALGIVAQGFTLDPKNPPASVFQLAAGDIGYKMFGIVMWSAAVSSVVGAAYTSVSFIRTFSPLLEKYHKWLIVGFITISTLVFVIVGKPVAILILVGSLNGLILPIALGVMLIAAHKAKIVGDYKHPIWMTVFGVLIVVAMSYMGVYSLIQGIPQLFS, encoded by the coding sequence TTGAAGAAAAAATCGAATTTCAGCCTATTACTGGGAGCAGCGTTCCTGATGGCGACCTCCGCCATCGGGCCGGGCTTCCTGACTCAAACAACCGTCTTTACGGAAAAGCTTGCCGCAAGCTTTGGTTTCGTCATTTTAATTTCCATCCTGATCGATATTGGCGCCCAGCTGAATATTTGGCGCATCATCGCCATTTCCGAAAAAAGGGCTCAGGATATCGCAAATGATGTCCTTCCCGGATTAGGGTATTTCCTCGCCATCCTCATCGTGGCAGGGGGCCTTGCCTTTAACATCGGAAATATCGCCGGAGCGGGGCTCGGTACGAATGTCCTCTTTGGCATCTCCCCAGAAATGGGAGCTTTATTCAGCGGAATTGTCGCTGTCGGGATCTTCCTGGTAAAGGAAGCCGGCAGATTAATGGACAAATTCGCTCAAATCCTGGGATTATTAATGATCATCCTTACGGTATATGTCATGTTCACAGCGAATCCACCTGTCGGCGAAGCCGTAACGAAAACATTCGCTCCCGACACCATCGATTTTCTCGCCATCATCACCCTGGTCGGCGGGACCGTCGGTGGATACATCACCTTCGCCGGGGGGCATCGATTATTGGAGGCTGGGATAACAGGGAAAAAAGCCCTTCCTGAAATCACCAAAAGCTCCGTATCAGCCATCGGGATCGCGTCCATCATGCGGATCTTTCTATTCCTTGCCGCGTTAGGGATTGTCGCTCAAGGCTTTACTTTAGACCCTAAGAATCCACCTGCGTCTGTATTCCAGCTGGCTGCCGGTGATATCGGGTACAAGATGTTTGGAATCGTCATGTGGTCTGCCGCTGTTTCATCCGTTGTCGGGGCAGCCTATACATCGGTATCCTTCATCCGTACATTCAGCCCGCTCCTTGAGAAATATCATAAGTGGCTGATCGTCGGTTTCATTACAATCTCAACCCTTGTTTTCGTGATTGTCGGTAAACCCGTTGCCATCTTGATCCTGGTCGGGTCCCTCAATGGATTGATCCTGCCGATCGCACTCGGTGTCATGCTGATTGCCGCACATAAAGCAAAAATCGTCGGTGACTACAAGCACCCGATCTGGATGACCGTATTCGGCGTGCTGATCGTCGTGGCCATGTCTTATATGGGTGTATACTCGTTGATTCAGGGCATCCCTCAATTGTTTAGTTAA
- a CDS encoding YwbE family protein, whose amino-acid sequence MNGQQRSNIKPGLEVDIVLKKDQRTDKLTRGMVKDILTNSPNHPHGIKVRLADGQVGRVKNIIQK is encoded by the coding sequence ATGAACGGACAACAGCGTTCCAATATCAAACCGGGTCTTGAAGTGGACATCGTCCTGAAAAAAGACCAGCGCACAGATAAACTGACTCGGGGGATGGTGAAAGATATTTTAACGAATTCCCCGAATCACCCACACGGCATCAAAGTCCGATTAGCAGATGGGCAGGTCGGCCGGGTGAAGAATATCATTCAGAAATAA
- a CDS encoding excisionase family DNA-binding protein produces MYLTIKETAEYLSLPESYIESLVQQRKIRAVHDGEQYLLYRDQFNQHLEQMEKMKRQLAEYLSEPIPEDVDVKDED; encoded by the coding sequence ATGTATCTCACCATTAAAGAAACAGCCGAATATCTGTCCCTCCCCGAATCGTATATTGAAAGCCTTGTTCAACAGAGGAAGATTCGGGCAGTCCACGATGGAGAACAGTATTTACTATACCGGGATCAATTCAATCAGCATCTCGAGCAAATGGAAAAAATGAAGCGGCAGCTTGCTGAATATTTAAGTGAACCGATTCCTGAGGATGTCGATGTGAAGGATGAAGACTAG
- a CDS encoding spermidine synthase: MVRKRKDEPWLAGQINPIRCGEKIKRDHDPESGSSGDEWDRVGLKEILAGEHTNLYQGQSEFQDIHMVSKEDVRLYLNGQLQFSSVDERIYHEAFIHVPFSLKGSIQKVLVLGGGDGLALREILKYQEVKSVDLVDIDSKVVELAKHNQDLMALNDRSFYDERVNTFIKDAKIFVKSNRKVYDLIVIDFPDPSNELLAGLYTVELFEKLYNALSDDGLIVCQSNALDAAPTVFWSIGLTFERAGFYTEQYHTIIPSFGDWGFTLASKKRLSRHFTNRSGYHRTLPDNIERLFQFQPDYWHYKKRAVINSERKLHLHAIFNEENG, from the coding sequence ATGGTGAGGAAAAGAAAAGATGAGCCTTGGCTTGCTGGTCAAATCAACCCCATCAGGTGTGGGGAGAAAATTAAACGAGATCATGATCCTGAATCGGGTTCCTCCGGTGATGAATGGGACCGGGTTGGTTTAAAGGAGATCCTGGCAGGTGAACATACCAATCTTTATCAAGGGCAAAGTGAATTTCAGGATATTCACATGGTATCTAAAGAGGATGTTAGGTTGTATTTAAATGGACAATTGCAATTCAGTTCAGTGGATGAGCGCATTTATCATGAGGCATTCATCCATGTTCCCTTCTCTTTAAAGGGAAGTATCCAAAAGGTATTGGTGTTAGGAGGGGGAGATGGGCTTGCTTTAAGGGAAATCCTCAAATATCAGGAGGTCAAGTCTGTGGATCTTGTAGACATTGACTCCAAGGTGGTGGAGCTTGCTAAACATAATCAAGACCTAATGGCTTTAAATGACCGGTCCTTTTATGATGAGAGGGTGAACACCTTTATAAAAGACGCTAAGATATTCGTGAAGAGCAATCGGAAAGTGTATGATTTGATCGTGATTGATTTTCCCGACCCATCAAATGAGCTGCTTGCCGGGTTATATACTGTCGAATTGTTTGAGAAGCTATACAATGCATTAAGTGATGATGGGCTGATCGTATGCCAATCCAATGCGCTGGACGCAGCACCCACAGTATTTTGGAGCATTGGGTTGACATTTGAGAGGGCGGGATTTTATACAGAGCAGTATCACACGATTATACCTTCATTCGGGGATTGGGGGTTTACCCTTGCTTCTAAAAAGCGGTTGTCCCGGCATTTTACAAATAGGAGCGGTTACCACCGAACATTGCCTGATAATATAGAACGATTATTTCAATTTCAACCTGATTACTGGCACTATAAGAAGCGTGCGGTCATCAATTCTGAAAGAAAGCTGCACCTCCACGCTATTTTCAATGAAGAAAATGGCTGA
- the speD gene encoding adenosylmethionine decarboxylase, with protein sequence MEYSSSGTHIIADLWGVEFTKLNDPVFLEEHLVLAAKNIGATILSCDKKSFEPYGATVFIVLSESHLSIHTYPEKGFAAIDGYTCGESIDPMDAILYLISVLHPHKQELVKLTRGKGKLEVTKIP encoded by the coding sequence ATGGAGTATAGTTCATCTGGCACACATATCATCGCCGATCTATGGGGAGTGGAATTTACAAAATTAAATGATCCCGTCTTTTTAGAAGAACATTTGGTGCTGGCTGCTAAGAATATTGGAGCGACCATTCTTTCTTGTGACAAAAAATCCTTCGAACCCTACGGAGCCACCGTCTTCATCGTTTTATCCGAAAGTCACCTTTCCATACACACCTATCCCGAAAAAGGTTTCGCCGCCATAGATGGATATACATGCGGAGAATCCATTGATCCAATGGATGCGATCCTTTATTTAATTTCCGTTTTACATCCTCATAAACAGGAACTTGTCAAACTGACTAGAGGAAAAGGGAAATTAGAGGTAACGAAGATTCCATAA
- a CDS encoding S-adenosylmethionine decarboxylase related protein, whose amino-acid sequence MTNANTVVTLLGSAGGVGKSILSILNKSAKDKNDPLHYIIREAVIYLIDYNQKEEDYYSSLFPNLYDQFRILSFDLHDIPLFRSHLKNTKTTIVLDVSWADTVEMLNCCNEFGVQYVNTALENKMVDDHEEDYEGFPLMERLRIFEKNKPAYTNMKGIVCSGMNPGVVQWMAIERMKDSEDLPLACYIVEHDTSFFKDPSFAKDQCVYTTWSPECFLDEAILSYPMMMKEKTPLFLYENVYDLEFKVTLGEVTFNGCLMPHEEVYTLCRMFNMEGGFLYKVNEHTTSLIRDNLDDVDKIWEYPMETLDPNEHALTGKDLVGVLLVYKDKELFMYNELSNDEIYENYQTNATYFQVACGIYAAFASLLLDPLPNGVKYVDELLIETNSRYGEYVRYYMKEFIVGKNHTTDGLLLNRMKKM is encoded by the coding sequence GTGACAAATGCCAATACCGTTGTAACGCTTCTCGGGAGTGCAGGTGGTGTCGGAAAATCCATCCTATCCATTCTTAATAAATCCGCTAAGGATAAGAACGATCCCCTCCACTATATCATCCGAGAGGCCGTGATATATTTAATTGATTACAACCAAAAGGAAGAAGACTATTACTCTTCTCTATTCCCCAATCTATACGATCAATTCCGTATACTAAGCTTTGATCTACACGACATCCCCCTCTTCCGGAGTCATTTAAAGAATACCAAAACCACAATAGTACTGGATGTTTCATGGGCCGACACAGTAGAGATGCTTAATTGTTGCAATGAATTTGGTGTTCAATATGTGAACACCGCCTTAGAAAATAAAATGGTAGACGATCACGAGGAAGATTATGAAGGATTCCCGTTGATGGAACGTCTCCGCATTTTTGAAAAGAACAAGCCTGCCTATACTAACATGAAAGGGATTGTATGCTCTGGGATGAATCCCGGAGTTGTACAATGGATGGCCATTGAAAGGATGAAAGACTCAGAAGATCTTCCCCTTGCATGCTACATTGTGGAGCATGATACCTCTTTCTTTAAAGACCCGTCCTTTGCAAAAGATCAATGTGTCTATACCACTTGGTCCCCTGAATGCTTCCTGGATGAAGCCATCCTGAGCTATCCGATGATGATGAAAGAGAAGACACCTCTCTTTCTTTATGAGAATGTATATGATTTGGAATTCAAAGTGACCCTTGGCGAAGTAACATTTAACGGGTGCCTGATGCCTCATGAAGAAGTGTACACATTATGCAGAATGTTCAATATGGAAGGAGGTTTTCTATACAAGGTAAACGAACATACCACTTCGCTCATCCGTGATAATTTGGACGATGTCGACAAAATTTGGGAGTACCCTATGGAGACTCTCGATCCGAACGAACATGCTTTAACAGGAAAGGATTTAGTGGGAGTACTTCTCGTTTACAAGGACAAGGAACTATTTATGTATAATGAATTGAGCAATGACGAAATTTACGAAAACTATCAAACGAACGCTACCTATTTCCAAGTTGCATGCGGAATCTATGCGGCCTTTGCTTCCCTCCTCCTCGACCCCCTTCCAAACGGAGTGAAATATGTGGATGAGCTTTTGATAGAAACAAACAGCCGATACGGGGAGTATGTCCGTTACTATATGAAAGAATTCATCGTGGGGAAGAATCATACCACAGATGGATTATTATTAAATCGCATGAAAAAAATGTAG
- the rlmD gene encoding 23S rRNA (uracil(1939)-C(5))-methyltransferase RlmD translates to MSKKAPVQKNDYIDEAVFEDLTHDGNGVTKVDGYPLFVPNALPGEEGRVKVVKTSKGYGFGRMAERTKESPFRQEPPCPIYRECGGCQIQHMTYEGQLKAKEKNVRDVMQRIGKLHDLSVHPVLGMEEPWRYRNKAQVPVGEKDGRFVAGFYQKRSHEIIDMDKCIIQYEKNDEVIQHVKDICEKLEVRPYDEKNHKGTLRHIMTRTAYTTGEVMVVLVTRTPELPHKKEIVEALIENIEGLKSVVHNVNPKRTNVIMGDKTRVLWGEEVIHDYIGDVKFAISARSFYQVNPEQTKVLYDKALEYADLQGEETVIDAYCGIGTISLFLAQKAKKVYGVEIVPQAIEDAKQNAGLNGMENVEFKAGPAEVVIPDWYKEGIKADVLVVDPPRKGCDEALLNTILAMKPKRVVYVSCNPATLARDLRILEDGGYKTTEVQPVDMFPQTMHCEAVAKIELVQ, encoded by the coding sequence GTGAGTAAAAAAGCACCCGTTCAAAAAAATGATTATATAGATGAAGCCGTATTTGAAGATTTGACACATGACGGAAATGGAGTCACCAAGGTCGACGGATACCCTTTATTCGTCCCCAATGCCCTGCCCGGGGAAGAAGGCCGGGTCAAAGTCGTGAAAACAAGTAAAGGCTACGGGTTCGGCCGAATGGCAGAACGTACGAAAGAAAGTCCCTTTCGTCAGGAACCTCCATGTCCGATTTACAGGGAATGCGGAGGCTGCCAGATTCAGCATATGACGTATGAAGGACAGCTGAAAGCAAAAGAGAAGAACGTAAGGGACGTCATGCAGCGTATCGGAAAGCTTCATGACCTAAGCGTGCACCCGGTCCTCGGAATGGAAGAACCATGGCGCTACCGCAACAAAGCCCAGGTTCCTGTAGGGGAGAAAGACGGACGGTTTGTAGCGGGGTTCTATCAGAAGCGCAGCCATGAAATCATCGACATGGACAAATGCATCATTCAATATGAAAAAAATGATGAAGTGATCCAGCATGTGAAGGATATATGTGAAAAGTTGGAGGTCCGTCCCTATGATGAGAAGAATCATAAAGGAACCCTCCGCCATATTATGACCCGGACGGCGTATACGACGGGTGAAGTGATGGTGGTACTGGTCACGCGGACGCCTGAGCTTCCGCATAAGAAGGAGATAGTCGAAGCACTTATCGAAAATATAGAAGGTTTGAAATCGGTCGTTCATAACGTGAACCCTAAACGAACAAACGTGATCATGGGCGATAAAACCCGCGTCCTCTGGGGAGAAGAAGTGATCCACGATTATATCGGTGATGTGAAGTTCGCGATCTCAGCAAGATCTTTCTATCAGGTGAACCCGGAGCAGACGAAAGTGCTTTATGATAAAGCGTTGGAGTATGCCGATTTGCAGGGAGAAGAAACGGTCATCGATGCGTATTGCGGAATTGGGACGATCTCTTTATTCCTCGCTCAAAAGGCGAAGAAGGTATATGGGGTGGAAATCGTTCCACAGGCGATTGAAGATGCGAAGCAAAATGCCGGGTTAAATGGTATGGAGAATGTGGAATTTAAAGCGGGACCTGCGGAAGTCGTCATCCCCGATTGGTATAAGGAAGGGATCAAAGCGGATGTCCTTGTCGTCGATCCACCGCGAAAGGGCTGTGATGAAGCACTTCTGAACACAATCCTTGCCATGAAGCCGAAGCGCGTCGTCTATGTATCCTGCAACCCGGCAACCCTTGCCCGTGACCTTAGGATATTGGAAGACGGCGGGTATAAAACAACCGAGGTGCAGCCGGTCGATATGTTTCCACAGACGATGCACTGTGAAGCCGTTGCGAAGATCGAGTTGGTACAATAA